The following are from one region of the Segatella oris genome:
- the rsmA gene encoding 16S rRNA (adenine(1518)-N(6)/adenine(1519)-N(6))-dimethyltransferase RsmA translates to MKLVKAKKNLGQHFLTDLNIARRIADTVDACPDIPVLEIGPGMGVLTQYLVTKDREVKAVEIDKESVAFLHENYPELRNNIIGEDFLRMDLCKVFERRPFVLTGNYPYDISSQIFFKMLDYKDLIPCCTGMIQREVALRMASEPGNKAYGILSVLMQAWYNVEYLFTVDETVFNPPPKVKSAVIRMMRNEVTDLGCDERLFKRLVKTVFNQRRKMLRVSIKQMFSKEKPASAEFLTLDVMTKRPEQLSVQQFVELTNLVERELSV, encoded by the coding sequence ATGAAGTTAGTTAAAGCCAAGAAGAACCTTGGACAGCATTTCCTTACGGATTTGAATATCGCCAGGCGCATTGCAGACACTGTCGACGCTTGTCCTGACATCCCGGTACTTGAGATTGGGCCGGGAATGGGCGTGCTTACGCAATACTTAGTGACGAAAGACCGCGAGGTGAAAGCTGTCGAAATAGACAAAGAGTCGGTGGCATTTCTGCATGAGAACTATCCCGAATTGCGTAATAATATTATTGGAGAAGACTTCCTTCGTATGGATCTTTGCAAGGTGTTTGAACGTAGGCCTTTCGTCTTAACAGGCAATTATCCCTATGATATTTCATCGCAGATATTCTTCAAGATGCTTGATTATAAGGATTTGATACCATGTTGTACGGGGATGATACAGCGCGAAGTAGCTCTCCGTATGGCTTCAGAACCAGGCAATAAGGCTTATGGAATTCTCTCGGTTTTAATGCAGGCATGGTATAATGTGGAGTATCTTTTCACTGTGGATGAAACAGTTTTCAATCCACCTCCAAAGGTAAAGAGTGCTGTTATCCGTATGATGCGTAATGAAGTAACCGATCTTGGCTGTGATGAACGACTCTTCAAGCGATTGGTGAAGACCGTTTTCAATCAGCGAAGAAAGATGCTTCGTGTCAGCATCAAGCAGATGTTTTCCAAGGAAAAGCCTGCAAGTGCGGAGTTCCTTACGTTGGATGTGATGACCAAACGTCCCGAACAACTCAGCGTTCAGCAGTTTGTGGAGTTGACTAATCTTGTAGAAAGGGAGCTGTCTGTATGA
- a CDS encoding GAF domain-containing protein, which produces MIMSAKEQTYQTLCRQIECLISGEKNITSVLANVASALHFAFPERFFWTGFYLVCGEELQLGPFQGTVACMHIARGRGVCGTAWAENRTLIVDDVEAFPGHIACSSLSRSEIVVPLHRSDGSVWAVMDIDSKQLSAFDSADAYNLEKIENILRKQLEE; this is translated from the coding sequence ATGATAATGAGTGCAAAAGAACAAACTTATCAAACGCTTTGCAGACAGATAGAATGTCTTATTTCGGGTGAGAAAAACATCACAAGTGTGCTTGCCAATGTTGCTTCGGCATTGCATTTTGCCTTTCCCGAGCGTTTCTTTTGGACGGGATTTTATTTGGTTTGTGGTGAAGAACTGCAGCTTGGACCATTCCAAGGCACTGTGGCTTGCATGCATATTGCCCGTGGCCGTGGTGTGTGTGGGACCGCCTGGGCCGAAAACCGCACGCTGATTGTCGACGATGTAGAGGCTTTTCCAGGGCATATAGCTTGTTCTTCGCTTTCCCGTTCAGAAATAGTTGTGCCGCTTCATCGGTCGGATGGCAGTGTCTGGGCTGTCATGGATATTGACAGTAAGCAGCTTTCGGCCTTTGATTCTGCCGATGCTTACAACCTCGAAAAGATTGAAAATATTTTAAGGAAACAGTTGGAAGAATGA
- the frr gene encoding ribosome recycling factor, whose product MIDVKATLSDAQERMEMAAMYLADELTHIRAGRANTAILDGVKVDSYGSKVPLNQVATVSTPDARTIAIRPWDKKAIKDIEKAIMDSDVGITPENNGEVIRLGIPQPTEERRKELVKQCNKIGERTKVEVRNVRGEVKDKLKKAIKEGLSEDLEKDAENDLQKVHDKFIKKIDELLTEKQKEIMTV is encoded by the coding sequence ATGATAGATGTTAAAGCAACATTAAGTGATGCACAAGAGCGCATGGAAATGGCCGCAATGTATCTTGCAGACGAGCTAACTCACATCCGTGCAGGCCGTGCTAACACGGCAATTCTTGACGGAGTGAAGGTCGATTCCTATGGAAGTAAGGTGCCATTGAACCAAGTAGCCACCGTTTCTACGCCCGATGCACGCACGATTGCCATTCGTCCTTGGGACAAGAAAGCTATTAAAGATATTGAAAAAGCTATCATGGACAGTGATGTCGGCATTACTCCTGAGAACAATGGTGAGGTGATTCGTCTTGGTATTCCACAGCCCACAGAGGAACGCCGCAAGGAACTTGTGAAGCAATGTAACAAGATTGGCGAGCGCACTAAAGTCGAAGTCCGCAATGTCCGCGGTGAAGTGAAAGACAAACTCAAGAAAGCTATTAAGGAAGGACTGTCAGAAGATCTCGAAAAAGATGCCGAAAACGATCTTCAGAAGGTTCATGATAAGTTTATAAAGAAGATAGATGAACTTCTCACTGAAAAGCAGAAGGAAATCATGACCGTATAA
- the rsgA gene encoding ribosome small subunit-dependent GTPase A: MKGFVIKNTGSWYSVKTDDGKVVECKIKGNFRLKGIRSTNPVAVGDHVEIALNQEGTAFITHIDERRNYIIRKSQNLSKQSHIIAANVDQAFLIVTVNYPQTSTTFIDRFLASAEAYSVPVVLVFNKRDILSDDERHYQQSMVHLYETIGYECREISAATGEGVEGLHKLLKGKITLLSGNSGVGKSTLINQILPEANLRTAEISDAHNTGMHTTTFSEMLELPEGGYIIDTPGIKGFGTFDMEPEELTSYFREIFHFSKDCKFSNCTHTHEPGCAVLKALEDHYIAQSRYQSYLGMLEDKDENKYREAY, encoded by the coding sequence TTGAAAGGCTTCGTTATCAAGAACACCGGCAGCTGGTATTCCGTCAAAACTGATGATGGAAAGGTTGTCGAATGTAAGATTAAGGGCAATTTCCGCCTTAAAGGTATCCGCAGTACTAACCCTGTTGCTGTCGGCGATCATGTGGAAATAGCCCTTAATCAAGAAGGAACGGCGTTCATTACGCACATTGATGAACGCCGTAATTACATTATACGCAAGTCGCAAAATCTTAGCAAACAGAGTCATATCATTGCTGCTAATGTCGACCAGGCGTTTCTTATTGTCACCGTTAACTACCCACAAACCAGCACAACCTTTATTGATCGGTTTCTTGCTTCGGCTGAAGCCTACAGCGTTCCTGTGGTACTTGTATTCAACAAGCGCGACATTCTCTCTGATGACGAGCGGCATTATCAGCAGTCAATGGTTCATCTTTATGAGACCATTGGTTATGAGTGCCGTGAGATTTCGGCTGCAACGGGTGAGGGAGTTGAAGGACTTCACAAGCTGTTGAAAGGCAAAATAACGCTTTTAAGCGGTAACAGTGGCGTGGGAAAGAGCACACTTATCAATCAAATTCTGCCTGAAGCAAACCTCCGTACAGCTGAAATCAGTGATGCACACAATACAGGTATGCACACAACGACATTCAGTGAGATGCTCGAACTGCCTGAAGGTGGTTATATTATTGATACGCCCGGCATCAAAGGTTTCGGCACTTTCGACATGGAACCCGAAGAACTTACGAGCTATTTCCGTGAGATTTTCCACTTCTCTAAAGACTGCAAGTTCAGCAACTGCACGCATACTCACGAGCCAGGTTGCGCTGTGTTGAAGGCTTTGGAAGACCATTATATCGCCCAAAGTCGCTATCAAAGCTACTTGGGAATGCTCGAAGATAAAGACGAAAACAAGTATCGTGAGGCCTATTGA
- a CDS encoding STM3941 family protein — protein MRLFLRRIVIYVILVAFITIGIWLISDVQVRERYGAILPICIGILTLLFFGLGSLVMLYRIIRSLFTHEQYLQFTDEALVIAGDKVAWNDIQGFQLLKISGSDIIAVVLKSPETVINRCQKPWKRWLMKMNYKYFGMVYSIAVINTNFTKDELFQYCCCELDRHSMT, from the coding sequence ATGCGGTTGTTCCTGCGTAGAATAGTTATTTATGTCATACTTGTTGCTTTTATCACCATCGGCATCTGGCTGATTTCAGATGTTCAAGTGCGTGAAAGATACGGTGCGATACTGCCCATTTGCATTGGCATTCTTACGCTTTTGTTCTTCGGCTTGGGTAGTTTGGTGATGCTTTATCGGATTATCCGTTCGCTCTTTACCCACGAACAATATCTTCAATTCACGGATGAGGCCTTGGTGATAGCAGGAGATAAGGTGGCATGGAACGACATACAAGGCTTTCAACTGTTGAAGATCAGCGGTTCGGATATCATCGCTGTAGTCCTGAAATCCCCCGAGACGGTTATCAATCGCTGTCAGAAACCGTGGAAACGGTGGCTGATGAAGATGAACTATAAGTATTTCGGAATGGTTTATTCGATAGCAGTGATCAACACAAACTTTACGAAAGACGAGCTGTTTCAATATTGTTGCTGTGAGTTAGACAGGCATTCTATGACGTAA
- a CDS encoding RNA polymerase sigma factor, with translation MDEKAYEQIAHRARPEIESIVRRFFASLQMEEEIDDVVQEVLILLWRYRDRLDKVEKLEAWVNRVSRNQCVTRYRQLKRQENVSINGRDFIASDSASGTVDDAERRQMTKLLFNQLPKATRRILYLRNVEGMTLDDIAIICNRPKTSIKSSISAARKQIIDQLKRQR, from the coding sequence ATGGACGAAAAAGCCTATGAACAGATAGCCCATCGTGCAAGACCTGAGATCGAAAGTATCGTCAGACGGTTCTTCGCTTCCTTACAGATGGAAGAAGAAATCGACGACGTTGTGCAGGAGGTTCTCATTCTGTTGTGGCGCTATCGTGACCGACTTGACAAGGTGGAAAAGCTTGAAGCGTGGGTCAATCGCGTGTCGCGTAACCAGTGTGTTACACGCTACCGGCAACTCAAACGGCAAGAGAATGTGTCCATTAACGGCCGTGATTTCATCGCTTCTGACAGTGCTTCGGGCACTGTTGATGACGCAGAACGGCGGCAGATGACCAAGCTTTTGTTCAATCAACTGCCCAAAGCTACGCGCCGAATTCTCTATCTTCGCAATGTCGAAGGAATGACTTTAGACGACATTGCCATCATCTGTAACCGTCCGAAAACGAGTATTAAATCCTCTATTTCGGCAGCAAGAAAGCAAATTATAGACCAATTAAAACGGCAGAGATGA